A section of the Chryseobacterium ginsenosidimutans genome encodes:
- a CDS encoding c-type cytochrome, producing the protein MKKLFLTGCLGLLFFSCSKKENKPVDANSSETTAISESPKNNLSGDQVIETQDCSACHSVNEKMIGPSYQEIAEKYSNKDVEMLASKIIEGGSGVWGNVPMSAHPQVSKEDAKKMVEYILSQKK; encoded by the coding sequence ATGAAAAAACTGTTTTTGACAGGATGTTTAGGTCTGCTATTTTTTTCCTGTTCTAAAAAAGAGAATAAGCCGGTTGACGCCAATTCATCTGAAACGACAGCAATTTCGGAGTCTCCAAAAAACAATCTTTCAGGAGATCAGGTTATTGAAACTCAGGATTGTTCTGCGTGTCATTCGGTAAACGAAAAGATGATAGGACCTTCTTATCAGGAAATCGCAGAAAAATATTCTAATAAGGATGTTGAAATGCTGGCTTCAAAAATAATAGAAGGCGGAAGCGGAGTTTGGGGAAATGTGCCAATGTCTGCTCACCCTCAAGTATCTAAAGAAGATGCTAAGAAAATGGTGGAATATATTTTAAGCCAGAAAAAATAG
- a CDS encoding anthranilate synthase component I family protein, with translation MFSKKIKIKTVSKKTLGDLQTPMNIYLQIRDRFRDTILLESSDSKNIDNNFSFIAINAVAGIEIKNLKEFEIKLPGKEPIKQFIIEHKIADVFEDFSNIFECEKTNDPVEETAQSLFGYTSFEAVQFFENISFKAQSPEVEIPILRYRLYQYVIAINHYNDEMHIIENQMEGVKSELYLLESLIKNQNSVIYPFEKNGKETSNVTDEEYIEMVKTAQKHCMRGDVFQLVLSRRFEQKFKGDEFNVYRALRNINPSPYLFFFDYGNYKLFGSSPESQLIIKDDKAIIHPIAGTFKRTGHFETDLQSIEELKNDAKENAEHTMLVDLARNDLGKIGKNVTVTKLKEIQLFSHVIHMVSEVTADLPKNTNPFEMMAATFPQGTLSGAPKHKALQLINKYEKDSRGYYGGCIGIIGLNGNCNQAIMIRTFLSKNNTLYYQAGAGLVAKSDPESELQEVNNKLNALKKAVVKAEKLVKNH, from the coding sequence ATGTTCAGTAAAAAAATAAAAATAAAAACCGTTTCCAAGAAAACTTTGGGAGATCTGCAGACTCCGATGAATATCTACCTGCAGATTCGGGACAGATTTAGAGATACCATTCTTCTGGAAAGTTCGGATTCTAAAAATATCGACAATAATTTTTCTTTTATTGCCATCAACGCCGTTGCCGGAATTGAAATAAAGAACTTAAAAGAATTTGAAATTAAACTTCCAGGGAAAGAACCCATCAAACAGTTTATTATTGAACATAAAATAGCAGATGTTTTTGAAGACTTCTCTAATATTTTTGAATGTGAAAAAACCAATGACCCCGTAGAAGAAACAGCTCAAAGCCTTTTTGGATATACCAGTTTTGAAGCTGTTCAGTTTTTCGAGAATATTAGCTTTAAAGCTCAAAGTCCGGAAGTTGAAATACCTATTCTTCGCTACAGACTTTATCAATATGTAATTGCCATCAATCATTATAACGATGAAATGCACATTATTGAAAATCAGATGGAAGGCGTAAAATCTGAGCTTTATCTGCTGGAAAGCCTTATTAAAAATCAAAATTCCGTAATTTATCCTTTCGAGAAAAACGGAAAAGAAACATCCAACGTTACGGATGAAGAGTATATCGAAATGGTAAAAACTGCCCAAAAACATTGTATGAGAGGAGATGTTTTCCAATTGGTTTTAAGCAGAAGATTTGAACAGAAATTTAAAGGTGACGAATTCAATGTTTATCGTGCCCTCAGAAATATTAACCCTTCTCCTTATCTATTTTTCTTCGATTACGGAAATTACAAATTATTCGGTTCAAGCCCTGAAAGTCAGTTGATTATTAAAGATGACAAAGCAATAATACATCCGATTGCCGGCACTTTTAAGAGAACAGGACATTTTGAAACCGATTTACAGTCTATTGAAGAATTAAAAAATGATGCAAAAGAAAATGCAGAACATACGATGTTGGTAGATTTAGCAAGAAATGATTTAGGAAAAATCGGCAAAAATGTAACCGTCACAAAATTAAAGGAAATTCAGCTTTTTTCACATGTTATTCATATGGTAAGCGAAGTTACAGCAGATTTACCTAAAAATACAAACCCTTTCGAAATGATGGCTGCAACCTTTCCGCAAGGAACTTTAAGTGGTGCTCCAAAACACAAAGCCCTACAGCTTATCAATAAATATGAAAAAGATTCTCGCGGATATTATGGCGGATGTATCGGAATCATCGGATTAAACGGAAACTGCAATCAGGCAATTATGATCCGTACTTTTTTAAGCAAAAATAACACATTATATTATCAGGCCGGAGCAGGCTTAGTTGCAAAATCCGATCCTGAAAGTGAATTACAGGAAGTAAACAATAAACTGAATGCCTTGAAAAAAGCGGTTGTAAAAGCTGAAAAATTAGTTAAGAACCATTAA
- a CDS encoding anthranilate synthase component II: protein MKVLVFDNYDSFTYNLVQIIERILDIRVDVVKNDKITLEEIDKYDKIVLSPGPGIPEEAGILLDLIKEYAPKKSILGVCLGQQAIAEAFGGSLINLSEIFHGVVTSTELLKNDTKIFKNLSSGMEVGRYHSWVVNREDFPEELEITAVDKDGMIMALQHKKYDVHGVQFHPESILTPQGEVIIKNFLLN, encoded by the coding sequence ATCAAAGTTTTAGTTTTTGACAATTATGACAGTTTTACGTACAACTTAGTTCAAATTATCGAAAGAATTTTGGATATAAGAGTTGATGTAGTGAAAAATGACAAAATCACTTTAGAAGAAATAGATAAATATGATAAAATTGTACTTTCACCGGGCCCCGGAATTCCCGAGGAAGCCGGTATTTTATTGGATTTAATTAAAGAATATGCTCCTAAAAAAAGCATTTTGGGTGTTTGTCTCGGTCAGCAAGCCATTGCAGAAGCTTTTGGTGGGAGCTTAATTAATCTTTCAGAAATTTTTCATGGAGTGGTAACTTCTACCGAGCTGTTAAAAAATGATACTAAAATTTTCAAAAATCTGTCCAGCGGAATGGAAGTCGGAAGATATCACAGCTGGGTTGTTAATCGTGAAGACTTTCCTGAAGAACTGGAAATCACAGCGGTAGATAAAGATGGAATGATCATGGCTCTCCAACATAAAAAATATGATGTTCATGGTGTTCAGTTTCATCCTGAAAGTATTCTGACTCCGCAGGGAGAAGTTATCATTAAAAATTTTCTTCTGAATTAA